One part of the Mycobacterium marinum genome encodes these proteins:
- a CDS encoding proton-conducting transporter membrane subunit → MTALILVPIVAPLVAAALALAGGWRRATAVLTVLSAVAVLGSGIALGLQTTPQPHLVLGGLLRVDALSVIMLIVIGAVGTLATWASIGYIDAELEHGHTDRRDARLYGALMPAFLAAMAIAVSANNIGLIWVAVEATTVVTAFLVGHRRTRTALEATWKYVVICSVGIAVAFLGTVLLYFAAQHAGADGANALNLDVLTACAAHLNPAVTRLAGGLLLIGYGAKVGLVPFHGWLADAHSQAPAPVSALMSGVLLSVAFSVLIRLRPVIDAAVGPGYLRAGLLTVGLTTVLIAAFLLTVVTDLKRMLAYSSMENMGLIAIAAAAGTKLAIAALLLHVLAHGIGKTVLFLAGGQLQSAHDSASIADITAVLSRSRVVGVSFAVGVVVLLGLPPFAMFASEVSIARSLANSGLAWVLGVTLLLMVVAFAALVANSRRMLLGAASEGAPRIAVPATVAAALVTGVVACIALGVTAGPLGGLFDAAAGQFGAN, encoded by the coding sequence ATGACTGCTTTGATTCTGGTGCCGATCGTGGCGCCACTGGTGGCGGCAGCCCTCGCACTGGCAGGTGGCTGGCGACGCGCAACCGCGGTGCTCACCGTGCTGTCGGCGGTCGCTGTGCTCGGATCGGGCATTGCGCTTGGTCTTCAGACAACGCCGCAACCACACCTGGTGCTGGGCGGCTTGCTGCGCGTCGACGCGTTGTCGGTGATCATGCTGATCGTCATCGGGGCCGTCGGCACCTTGGCGACCTGGGCGAGCATCGGCTACATCGATGCCGAACTCGAACACGGCCACACCGATCGCCGCGATGCCCGGCTGTACGGGGCGCTGATGCCGGCGTTCTTGGCGGCAATGGCGATCGCGGTGTCCGCCAACAACATCGGGTTGATCTGGGTCGCGGTGGAAGCTACCACGGTTGTCACCGCGTTTCTGGTCGGACACCGTAGGACGCGCACCGCGCTGGAAGCCACCTGGAAGTACGTGGTGATCTGCTCGGTCGGCATCGCAGTGGCATTTCTGGGCACGGTGCTGTTGTACTTCGCGGCGCAACACGCCGGCGCCGACGGTGCCAACGCGCTCAACCTCGATGTCCTGACGGCCTGTGCGGCACACCTCAACCCGGCCGTCACGCGGCTCGCCGGTGGTCTGCTGCTGATCGGGTACGGCGCCAAAGTCGGCCTGGTGCCCTTTCACGGTTGGCTGGCCGACGCGCACAGCCAGGCCCCGGCACCGGTCTCGGCATTGATGAGCGGGGTGTTGCTCTCGGTGGCCTTCTCGGTGCTGATCCGCCTACGGCCGGTCATTGATGCCGCGGTGGGGCCGGGTTACCTGCGCGCCGGGCTATTGACGGTTGGGCTCACAACGGTGCTCATCGCGGCCTTCCTGCTCACCGTGGTCACCGATCTCAAGCGGATGCTGGCCTACTCCTCGATGGAGAACATGGGCCTGATCGCGATTGCGGCCGCGGCGGGAACCAAGCTGGCGATCGCGGCCCTGCTGTTGCATGTGCTTGCGCACGGCATCGGCAAGACGGTGTTGTTCCTGGCCGGTGGGCAGCTGCAGTCCGCGCATGACTCGGCGAGCATCGCCGACATCACCGCGGTGTTGTCGCGGTCGCGGGTGGTCGGCGTCTCGTTTGCCGTCGGTGTCGTTGTGCTGCTCGGGTTGCCGCCGTTCGCAATGTTTGCCAGCGAGGTGTCGATCGCCCGGTCGCTGGCCAACTCCGGGCTGGCCTGGGTGCTCGGTGTGACGTTGCTGTTGATGGTGGTGGCTTTCGCTGCGCTGGTGGCGAATTCGCGGCGGATGCTGCTCGGCGCCGCCAGCGAGGGTGCTCCGCGGATCGCGGTGCCCGCGACGGTGGCGGCGGCCCTGGTGACCGGCGTCGTGGCCTGCATCGCGTTGGGGGTCACCGCGGGACCGCTGGGCGGGCTTTTCGATGCGGCCGCGGGTCAGTTCGGAGCGAACTGA
- a CDS encoding NADH-quinone oxidoreductase subunit C: MAHKTVSRTVSDAELAESVAELLAEGYRLALVAAHDDGDALRVVYLLVAGQPDRRVELTLRTGAANPSVPSLAGLSIPAGRFEREMMDLYGISPVGHPQPRRLVRHAHWPQDWHPMRRDAGDPPPFDAVGRFPFVTVEGPGVYEIPVGPVHAGLIEPGHFRFSVIGESILRLKARLWFVHRGVEKLFEGRNALGAREAVELAERISGDSSAAHSLAHCLAVEDALGLDVPEPVHRLRALLVELERLYNHVTDLGALANDVGFALANAHAQGIRERVLRINRRVTGHRLLRAAMAPGGVVLQELPDPAELHAVAAEVAEISELTLRNSVVYDRFAETAVLHSEDARALGCLGYVARASGIATDARLDHPTAELPVTAVAARGGDVLARYTIRRDEFAASVALACHLVENHHGRTRFAPPPAANGARSAVTSGVGIVEGWRGAVLHRVEVDGAGRITRCKIVDPSWFNWPALPVAMADTIVPDFPLANKSFNLSYAGNDL, from the coding sequence ATGGCACACAAGACGGTCAGCCGCACGGTTTCGGATGCCGAACTCGCCGAATCGGTGGCGGAACTACTGGCCGAGGGCTACCGGCTTGCGTTGGTCGCGGCGCACGACGATGGCGACGCACTGCGGGTGGTCTACCTGCTGGTGGCGGGACAGCCGGATCGGCGAGTCGAGCTGACGCTGCGCACCGGCGCGGCGAATCCGTCGGTGCCGTCGCTGGCGGGGTTGTCCATCCCGGCGGGCCGCTTCGAGCGGGAAATGATGGACCTGTACGGGATTTCGCCAGTGGGGCATCCGCAGCCACGACGGCTGGTGCGCCACGCGCATTGGCCGCAGGATTGGCATCCGATGCGCCGCGACGCCGGTGACCCGCCGCCCTTCGATGCGGTGGGACGCTTTCCATTCGTGACCGTTGAGGGCCCGGGGGTCTACGAGATCCCGGTCGGGCCGGTCCATGCCGGCCTGATCGAGCCCGGGCACTTCCGGTTCTCGGTGATCGGTGAATCGATACTGCGGCTCAAGGCGCGACTATGGTTCGTACACCGGGGCGTCGAGAAGCTCTTCGAGGGGCGAAATGCGCTGGGCGCCAGGGAGGCTGTGGAACTCGCCGAACGAATCAGCGGAGACAGTTCGGCGGCGCATTCGCTGGCGCACTGCCTGGCCGTCGAGGACGCGCTGGGATTGGATGTGCCCGAACCGGTGCACCGGCTGCGCGCCCTGCTGGTGGAATTGGAGCGGCTTTACAACCACGTGACCGATCTGGGTGCGCTGGCCAACGATGTGGGTTTTGCCCTGGCCAACGCCCATGCGCAGGGCATCCGCGAGCGGGTGTTGCGGATCAACCGGCGGGTCACCGGACATCGCCTGCTGAGGGCCGCGATGGCCCCTGGAGGCGTTGTGCTGCAGGAGCTTCCGGATCCGGCGGAGCTGCACGCGGTGGCCGCAGAGGTTGCCGAGATCAGCGAGCTGACGCTGCGAAATTCGGTCGTCTACGACCGGTTCGCCGAGACCGCGGTGCTGCACAGCGAGGATGCGCGCGCGCTCGGGTGCCTCGGCTACGTTGCGCGCGCCAGCGGCATCGCTACCGATGCCCGGCTGGATCACCCGACGGCCGAGCTGCCGGTCACCGCGGTTGCGGCCCGCGGAGGTGACGTCCTGGCTCGCTACACGATTCGGCGCGACGAGTTCGCCGCATCGGTCGCGTTGGCCTGCCACCTGGTCGAGAACCACCACGGTCGAACCCGGTTCGCGCCGCCGCCGGCGGCCAACGGCGCGCGGTCGGCGGTGACATCGGGCGTGGGGATCGTCGAAGGCTGGCGCGGCGCGGTGCTGCATCGGGTCGAAGTCGACGGCGCGGGCCGCATCACCCGATGCAAGATCGTCGATCCCTCGTGGTTCAACTGGCCCGCGTTGCCGGTCGCCATGGCCGACACCATCGTCCCGGACTTTCCGTTGGCGAATAAGAGCTTCAATTTGTCCTATGCCGGCAATGACCTCTAG
- a CDS encoding ABC transporter ATP-binding protein — protein MSEAGPDTADPDLLIDFRDVSLRRGGRTLVGPLDWAVELDERWVILGPNGAGKTSLLRMAAASEHPSSGVAFVLGERLGRVDVSELRARIGLSSSALAQRIPTDEVVRDLVVSAGYAVLGRWRERYEDVDYRRAVDMLESLGAEHLADRTYGTLSEGERKRVLIARALMTDPELLLLDEPAAGLDLGGREELVARLADLAADPDAPALVLVTHHVEEVPPGFSHCLLLAEGHVVASGLLSDVLTAENLSAAFGQQIAVDFVDGRYFARRIRARAAHRRQQ, from the coding sequence GTGTCTGAAGCTGGGCCTGATACAGCCGATCCCGACCTGTTGATCGACTTCAGAGACGTTTCGCTGCGTCGCGGCGGACGCACCTTGGTCGGTCCGCTGGACTGGGCCGTCGAACTCGACGAGCGTTGGGTGATCCTGGGCCCCAACGGCGCCGGCAAGACCTCCTTGCTTCGGATGGCCGCCGCCTCCGAGCACCCGTCCTCGGGGGTTGCCTTCGTCCTGGGCGAACGGCTGGGCCGGGTCGACGTGTCGGAGCTGCGCGCGCGCATCGGGCTGAGTTCCTCGGCCCTGGCGCAGCGCATACCCACCGACGAAGTGGTGCGAGACCTCGTCGTATCGGCCGGCTACGCGGTGTTGGGCAGGTGGCGGGAGCGCTACGAGGACGTCGACTACCGCCGGGCCGTCGACATGCTGGAGAGCCTGGGCGCCGAGCATCTGGCCGACCGCACCTACGGAACCCTGTCCGAGGGGGAGCGCAAGCGGGTCCTGATCGCCCGTGCGTTGATGACCGACCCCGAACTGTTGCTGCTCGACGAGCCCGCGGCCGGCCTCGACTTGGGCGGCCGCGAGGAATTGGTGGCGCGGCTGGCCGATCTGGCCGCCGACCCGGATGCGCCCGCCCTGGTGCTGGTCACCCACCATGTCGAAGAGGTTCCTCCCGGCTTCAGCCACTGCCTGCTGCTGGCGGAGGGCCACGTCGTGGCATCGGGCCTATTGTCCGACGTGCTCACCGCCGAAAACCTGTCGGCCGCATTTGGCCAACAGATTGCCGTCGATTTCGTCGACGGGCGATATTTCGCCCGCCGGATCCGCGCCCGCGCAGCCCACCGGAGGCAGCAATGA
- a CDS encoding enoyl-CoA hydratase, producing MNEFVSVVADQGLATLVVSRPPTNAMTRQVYREIVAAADELGRRDDIGAVVLFGGHEIFSAGDDMPELRTLNAPEADTAARVRLEAIDAVAAIPKPTVAAVTGYALGAGLTLALAADWRVSGDNVKFGATEILAGLIPGGGGMGRLTRVVGSSRAKELVFSGRFFDAEEALALGLIDDMVAPDDVYDSAVAWARRYLECPPRALAAAKAVINDVFELEATERAAAERRRYVELFAAGQRGPDGRGPGGGNTGDQDGR from the coding sequence ATGAACGAGTTCGTCAGCGTCGTGGCTGACCAGGGACTGGCCACCTTGGTGGTGTCCAGGCCACCCACCAATGCGATGACCCGCCAGGTCTACCGGGAGATCGTCGCGGCCGCCGACGAGCTGGGACGCCGCGACGACATCGGCGCAGTTGTGCTCTTCGGCGGCCACGAGATTTTCTCCGCCGGCGACGACATGCCCGAACTGCGGACCCTCAACGCCCCGGAGGCCGACACCGCCGCCCGGGTCCGGCTGGAGGCCATCGATGCGGTGGCGGCGATTCCGAAACCAACCGTGGCGGCCGTCACCGGATACGCGTTGGGCGCGGGGCTGACCCTGGCGCTGGCGGCCGACTGGCGGGTCAGCGGTGACAACGTGAAGTTCGGCGCGACCGAGATCCTCGCCGGCCTGATTCCCGGCGGCGGCGGCATGGGGCGCCTGACCCGCGTGGTCGGGTCCAGCAGAGCCAAGGAGCTGGTTTTCAGCGGGCGATTCTTCGACGCCGAGGAGGCCCTCGCGTTGGGCCTGATCGACGACATGGTGGCCCCCGACGACGTCTACGACTCCGCCGTCGCGTGGGCCCGCCGCTATCTGGAATGCCCGCCGCGCGCCTTGGCCGCCGCCAAGGCGGTCATCAACGACGTCTTCGAACTGGAAGCCACCGAGCGGGCCGCCGCGGAACGGCGCCGTTATGTCGAGCTGTTTGCCGCTGGTCAGCGCGGTCCTGACGGCCGTGGGCCGGGCGGTGGTAACACGGGCGACCAAGACGGTCGTTAG
- a CDS encoding class I SAM-dependent methyltransferase has product MTRSSEIPADAAPNPHATAEEVEAARHDSKLAQVLYHDWEAENYDEKWSISYDQRCVEYARGRFDAIVPAQVHADLPYERALELGCGTGFFLLNLIQAGVARRGSVTDLSPGMVKVATRNGQSLGLDIDGRVADAEGIPYDDDTFDLVVGHAVLHHIPDVELSLREVMRVLKPGGRFVFAGEPTTVGNEYARTLSTLTWRIATNVTKLPGLGGWRRPQEELDESSRAAALEAIVDLHTFAPEDLERMAKNAGAIRVETASEEFSAAMFGWPVRTFESSVPPGRLGWNWARFAFNGWKALSWMDANVWRHVAPKGWFYNVMVTGVKPS; this is encoded by the coding sequence ATGACGAGGAGCTCGGAGATACCTGCCGACGCGGCGCCCAACCCGCACGCCACTGCCGAAGAGGTGGAGGCCGCCCGGCACGACAGCAAGCTCGCCCAGGTGCTCTACCACGATTGGGAAGCCGAGAACTACGACGAGAAGTGGTCGATCTCGTATGACCAGCGTTGCGTCGAGTACGCCCGGGGCCGCTTCGACGCCATCGTGCCCGCCCAAGTCCACGCCGATCTGCCGTATGAGCGGGCGTTGGAGCTTGGCTGTGGTACCGGGTTTTTTCTGCTCAACCTGATCCAGGCGGGGGTCGCCCGGCGCGGCTCGGTGACCGACCTATCCCCGGGCATGGTCAAGGTCGCCACCCGCAACGGGCAGTCACTGGGGCTCGACATCGATGGCCGAGTGGCCGACGCCGAGGGCATCCCCTACGACGACGACACGTTCGACCTGGTGGTCGGGCACGCCGTGCTACACCACATCCCCGATGTCGAGTTGTCGCTGCGTGAAGTGATGCGTGTGTTGAAACCGGGCGGCCGGTTCGTGTTCGCGGGGGAGCCCACCACGGTGGGCAACGAGTACGCCCGCACGCTGTCCACCCTGACCTGGCGAATCGCCACCAACGTCACCAAACTGCCCGGCCTGGGCGGCTGGCGGCGGCCGCAGGAAGAGCTCGACGAATCCTCGCGGGCCGCGGCCCTGGAGGCCATCGTCGACCTGCATACCTTCGCCCCCGAGGACCTGGAACGGATGGCGAAAAACGCCGGGGCGATCCGCGTCGAGACGGCCAGTGAAGAGTTCAGTGCCGCCATGTTCGGCTGGCCGGTGCGCACGTTCGAATCCTCGGTGCCGCCCGGGCGACTGGGCTGGAACTGGGCGAGGTTCGCCTTCAACGGCTGGAAGGCACTGAGCTGGATGGACGCCAACGTCTGGCGGCATGTGGCGCCCAAAGGCTGGTTCTACAACGTGATGGTCACCGGGGTTAAGCCCTCCTGA
- a CDS encoding THUMP-like domain-containing protein, whose product MLIETTLLRRRAVAKLGGLCPSTPVSDWLFTDTALQQATVAAVALHRARRLADLTVHDATCSIGTELAALCRSAATVIGSDIDPVRLAMARHNLGGAVGLCRADALRPVTRDTVVLVDPARRSKGRRRFSPADYQPGLGPVLDVYRDRPLVVKCAPGIDFDQVSRLGFDGEIEVTSYQGSVREACLWSRGLAAAGVRRRASILDSGEQITDSEPDDCDVRPAGRWIIDPDGAVVRAGLVRHYGARHRLWQLDPNIAYLSGDTLPEGIRGFEVLEALPFDERRLRQALNALDCGALEILVRGVQVDPDALRRRLRPRGGRALSVVITRIGTGSASHVTAYVCCPSR is encoded by the coding sequence ATGCTGATCGAGACGACCCTGCTACGACGCCGGGCCGTGGCAAAACTGGGTGGGCTGTGCCCGAGTACGCCGGTGTCGGACTGGCTGTTCACCGACACCGCCTTGCAGCAGGCCACGGTGGCGGCGGTGGCCCTGCACCGGGCCAGGCGATTGGCCGATCTGACGGTGCACGACGCGACCTGCTCCATCGGCACTGAGCTGGCCGCGCTGTGCCGATCGGCGGCGACGGTGATCGGCAGCGACATCGACCCGGTACGGCTGGCGATGGCGCGCCACAACCTGGGGGGCGCGGTCGGGTTGTGCCGTGCCGACGCGCTGCGGCCGGTGACCCGGGACACGGTCGTCCTGGTCGATCCGGCGCGTCGCAGCAAGGGGCGCCGGCGCTTCAGTCCGGCCGATTATCAGCCCGGGCTGGGGCCCGTTCTCGACGTCTACCGCGATCGGCCGCTGGTGGTGAAGTGCGCGCCCGGGATCGATTTCGATCAGGTGAGTCGCCTGGGTTTCGACGGCGAAATCGAGGTGACCTCCTACCAGGGCTCGGTTCGCGAGGCGTGCCTGTGGTCGCGGGGCCTGGCCGCAGCTGGGGTGCGCCGTCGGGCCAGCATCCTCGACAGCGGCGAACAGATCACCGATTCCGAGCCCGACGACTGCGACGTGCGTCCCGCCGGGCGCTGGATCATCGATCCCGACGGAGCGGTGGTCCGGGCCGGCCTGGTGCGCCACTACGGCGCCAGGCACCGGCTGTGGCAGCTCGATCCCAATATCGCATATCTGTCCGGCGACACCCTGCCAGAAGGGATACGGGGCTTCGAGGTGCTCGAGGCGCTACCGTTCGACGAGCGGCGGCTGCGTCAGGCCCTGAACGCGCTGGACTGCGGAGCGCTGGAGATTCTGGTCCGGGGCGTACAGGTCGATCCTGACGCCCTGCGCCGGCGGCTACGGCCGCGTGGCGGCCGCGCGCTGTCGGTGGTGATCACGCGCATCGGTACGGGAAGCGCCAGCCACGTGACGGCATACGTTTGCTGTCCGTCGCGGTAG
- a CDS encoding esterase codes for MRLMIAAAMLVSAVLLAWPAAAEPPSCASLGGNVEGAQMCHIHATGSTYTLDITFPQDYPDQQALTDYITQNRDGFVSVATGSGRRDQPYQMDATTEQHAAGQPPHNTRSVVLKFFQDLGGAHPFTWYKAFNYNLGTKQPITFDTLFAPGTTPLDAIYPIVQRELAHQTGLGVAILPSNGLDPTHYQNFAITDTDVIFYFAQGELLPSFAGATQAQVPRNAIPPLAI; via the coding sequence ATGCGCTTAATGATTGCGGCCGCAATGCTTGTCAGTGCGGTCCTATTGGCTTGGCCGGCTGCCGCCGAGCCGCCGTCCTGTGCCAGCCTCGGCGGCAACGTCGAAGGCGCTCAGATGTGCCACATCCACGCGACGGGATCCACGTACACGTTGGACATCACGTTTCCCCAGGACTACCCGGATCAGCAGGCGCTGACCGACTACATCACCCAGAACCGGGACGGGTTCGTCAGCGTGGCGACCGGGTCCGGGCGACGTGATCAGCCCTATCAGATGGACGCCACCACCGAACAACACGCCGCCGGCCAGCCGCCGCACAACACCCGCAGCGTGGTGCTGAAGTTCTTCCAGGATCTCGGTGGCGCACACCCCTTCACCTGGTACAAGGCTTTCAACTACAACCTCGGGACCAAGCAGCCGATCACCTTCGACACCTTGTTCGCGCCGGGGACCACCCCGCTGGACGCCATCTACCCGATCGTCCAGCGCGAGCTGGCGCACCAGACCGGGCTCGGTGTGGCGATCCTGCCCTCCAATGGTCTGGACCCGACGCACTACCAGAACTTCGCCATCACCGACACCGACGTGATCTTCTATTTTGCTCAGGGTGAGCTGCTGCCGTCGTTTGCCGGCGCTACCCAGGCCCAGGTGCCGCGCAATGCCATCCCGCCCCTGGCGATCTGA
- a CDS encoding DUF6264 family protein, whose protein sequence is MSTDDLAPVHTGGAGSRRAKAHRAVNVTLTIALLVLHAFLFVVTMLVLGLLVMGTDPCGYQTCGDPSWVDKAIGLGFWGGIVIFLADLIISVYRLARHNVAFVVPIIGCVAQLTLGIGAAAMESLAGPV, encoded by the coding sequence GTGTCTACCGACGATCTCGCCCCGGTGCACACCGGCGGCGCCGGCAGCCGTCGCGCCAAGGCCCATCGAGCGGTAAATGTCACCCTCACCATCGCCCTGCTGGTCCTGCACGCCTTCTTATTCGTGGTGACGATGTTGGTGTTGGGCCTGCTCGTCATGGGTACCGACCCGTGCGGCTACCAGACCTGCGGTGATCCCTCCTGGGTCGACAAAGCGATCGGGCTGGGTTTTTGGGGCGGCATCGTGATATTTCTCGCCGATCTCATCATCAGCGTGTACCGGCTCGCACGGCACAACGTGGCCTTCGTGGTGCCGATCATCGGGTGTGTGGCCCAGCTGACGCTGGGCATCGGCGCCGCGGCGATGGAATCGCTGGCCGGCCCCGTGTGA
- a CDS encoding PQQ-binding-like beta-propeller repeat protein, which yields MGTLRNHPVFARRLLTTALAAALTIGLGGCGNTDSWVDAAPALGWPAQYGDAANSSYTTTAGSSKLALKWTRSVKGSLAAGPALSGRGYLALNSQTPAGCSLMEWENNDNGRQRWCVRLVQGGGFAGPLFDGFDNLYVGQPGAIVAFPVTQWTRWRQPVIGMPSTPRFLGNGQLLVATHLGQMLVFDAHRGKIVGSPMDLVEGVDPTDPARGLADCAPARQGCPVAAAPAFSKVNGMVVVGVWQPGAPAAGLVGLKYHAQQLVREWTSDAVKDGVVASPVLSADGETVYVNGRDQRLWALHATDGKVKWSVPLGFLAQTPPTVTPEGLIVSGGGPDTRLAAFRDAGDHADQAWRRDDVTPLSTSSLAAGNVGYTIVAGPPHEGGPGMSLLVFNPADGHTINSYSLPAATGYPVGVSIAVDGRVVTATSDGQVYSFAPA from the coding sequence TTGGGAACCCTGCGAAATCATCCGGTGTTTGCCCGACGTCTCCTGACGACCGCTCTCGCGGCTGCACTCACGATCGGGCTGGGCGGCTGCGGCAATACCGATTCGTGGGTGGACGCCGCACCCGCGCTAGGTTGGCCCGCACAGTACGGCGACGCCGCCAACAGCAGCTACACCACCACCGCCGGCTCCAGCAAGCTGGCGCTGAAGTGGACGCGTTCGGTCAAGGGAAGTCTGGCCGCCGGGCCGGCGTTGAGCGGGCGCGGCTACCTCGCGCTCAACTCGCAGACCCCGGCCGGGTGTTCGCTGATGGAGTGGGAGAACAACGATAACGGCCGGCAACGCTGGTGTGTTCGGCTGGTCCAGGGCGGCGGCTTCGCCGGTCCGTTGTTCGACGGATTCGACAACCTCTACGTCGGCCAGCCGGGCGCGATCGTTGCCTTCCCTGTCACCCAGTGGACGCGCTGGCGCCAACCGGTGATCGGCATGCCGTCCACCCCGCGATTTTTGGGCAACGGCCAGCTACTCGTGGCCACCCATCTGGGACAGATGCTGGTGTTCGACGCCCACCGCGGCAAGATCGTGGGCAGTCCGATGGATCTGGTGGAGGGCGTCGATCCGACTGATCCGGCGCGTGGTCTGGCCGACTGCGCTCCGGCACGACAGGGCTGCCCGGTGGCGGCGGCCCCGGCGTTCTCGAAGGTCAACGGCATGGTGGTGGTCGGCGTCTGGCAACCCGGAGCGCCGGCGGCGGGGCTGGTCGGGCTCAAATACCACGCGCAGCAACTGGTTCGGGAGTGGACCAGCGACGCCGTCAAAGACGGCGTGGTTGCCAGTCCGGTGCTATCGGCCGACGGCGAAACCGTGTACGTCAACGGCCGCGACCAACGGCTGTGGGCCCTGCACGCAACGGACGGCAAGGTGAAGTGGTCGGTGCCGTTGGGATTTCTGGCTCAGACACCGCCGACGGTCACCCCGGAGGGCCTGATCGTTTCCGGCGGCGGCCCCGACACCCGGCTGGCGGCGTTTCGCGACGCGGGCGACCATGCCGACCAGGCCTGGCGCCGCGATGACGTCACGCCCCTATCGACGTCCAGCCTGGCGGCCGGAAACGTCGGCTACACGATCGTCGCGGGTCCGCCCCACGAAGGCGGACCCGGTATGTCGTTGCTGGTGTTCAACCCGGCGGACGGCCACACGATCAACAGCTATTCGCTGCCCGCGGCGACCGGATATCCGGTCGGGGTGTCGATCGCCGTCGACGGCCGCGTGGTAACTGCGACCAGCGACGGCCAGGTATACAGCTTCGCGCCGGCCTAG
- a CDS encoding acyltransferase gives MTTMWGAPLHRRWHGSRLRDPRQAKFLTLASLKWVLANRAYTPWYLVRYWRLLKFKLANPHIITRGMVFLGKGVEIHATPELAQLEIGRWVHIGDKNTIRAHEGSLRFGDKVVLGRDNVINCYLDIELGDSALMADWCYVCDFDHRMDDINVPIKDQGIIKSPVRIGPDTWVGVKVTVLRGTSVGRGCVLGAHAVVRGDIPDYSIAVGSPAKVVKNRQLSWETSAAQRAELAAALADIERKKAAH, from the coding sequence ATGACGACCATGTGGGGTGCGCCGCTTCATCGCCGCTGGCACGGGTCGCGGTTGCGGGACCCCCGCCAGGCCAAGTTCCTGACGCTGGCATCGCTGAAATGGGTGCTGGCCAACCGCGCGTACACGCCGTGGTACCTGGTGCGGTACTGGCGGCTGCTCAAGTTCAAACTCGCCAACCCGCACATCATTACCCGGGGCATGGTCTTCCTCGGGAAGGGCGTGGAAATCCATGCGACACCTGAGCTGGCGCAGCTCGAGATTGGCCGCTGGGTGCACATCGGGGACAAGAACACCATTCGTGCCCACGAGGGATCGCTGCGCTTCGGCGACAAGGTGGTGCTGGGCCGCGACAACGTCATCAACTGCTACCTCGACATCGAGTTGGGGGACTCGGCGTTGATGGCCGATTGGTGCTACGTCTGCGACTTCGATCACCGGATGGACGACATCAACGTCCCGATCAAAGACCAGGGGATCATCAAGTCGCCGGTGCGGATCGGGCCTGACACCTGGGTCGGTGTCAAAGTGACGGTGCTGCGTGGCACGTCGGTGGGGCGCGGTTGTGTGCTGGGCGCGCATGCGGTGGTCCGTGGTGACATCCCCGACTATTCGATCGCGGTGGGATCACCGGCCAAGGTGGTCAAGAACCGCCAGCTGTCCTGGGAGACCTCGGCGGCTCAGCGCGCGGAGCTGGCCGCGGCGCTGGCCGACATCGAGCGCAAGAAGGCGGCTCACTAG
- a CDS encoding alpha/beta hydrolase, which produces MRKHVVLIHGAWSRGRQLADARSAFEHHGFTVHTPTLRHHELPLPDGAARIATLSLRDYADDLVELVASLDSAPLLVGHSLGGLLVQLVAARTRHIGVVAACPSPVGPVGLNRTTAGLSMRHALRPRPWTKPVAPPSWPRFRTGIAGAQSAGAAREMFDDLVCESGRVLFFELALPWLDRSKVARVDYPAVTGPVLVLGGEYDRIVGSAIARQTASRYRNGTYVEIPGSDHLVFSARVLPATMARISEWIAHNQLFATA; this is translated from the coding sequence GTGCGCAAACATGTCGTCCTGATTCATGGCGCATGGAGCCGCGGCAGGCAGCTGGCCGACGCCCGGTCCGCTTTCGAACACCACGGCTTCACGGTCCACACTCCGACGTTGCGCCATCACGAATTGCCGTTGCCCGACGGCGCGGCCCGCATTGCCACGCTGAGCCTGCGTGACTACGCCGATGACCTGGTCGAGCTGGTGGCCTCGCTCGACTCCGCGCCCCTGCTGGTCGGACACTCCCTGGGCGGCCTGCTGGTCCAGCTGGTCGCAGCGCGAACCCGCCACATCGGCGTGGTCGCCGCCTGCCCCTCGCCGGTCGGACCCGTTGGTCTGAACCGCACAACGGCGGGCCTTTCGATGCGGCACGCGCTGCGGCCGCGGCCATGGACCAAGCCAGTAGCGCCCCCGTCGTGGCCCCGGTTTCGGACCGGTATTGCCGGAGCCCAGTCGGCCGGCGCGGCCCGCGAAATGTTCGATGATCTGGTCTGCGAATCCGGACGCGTGTTGTTCTTTGAGCTGGCCCTGCCCTGGCTGGACCGCTCCAAGGTCGCGCGCGTCGACTACCCCGCGGTCACGGGTCCGGTTCTGGTGTTAGGCGGCGAGTACGACCGCATCGTGGGGAGCGCGATTGCACGCCAAACGGCCAGCCGGTACCGCAACGGCACCTACGTCGAGATTCCCGGCTCCGACCATCTCGTGTTCTCGGCGCGAGTGCTACCGGCCACCATGGCTCGGATCAGCGAGTGGATCGCACACAATCAGCTGTTCGCCACCGCCTGA